A stretch of DNA from Nitrosopumilus zosterae:
CAGCAAACGCATGTTTAAAAATTATGCAAAAAAATAAACTATCTCCAGAAGATATTGGTAGATTGTATGTTTCAACAGAATCTGCATTTGATGAATCAAAAGCAATGAATTCATACGTTATTGGAATGTTAGAGCAGGTTTATGGTCAAGGTGCTTTTGAACACTGTGGAGGAGTTGAAACTAAATTTGCATGTGTTAGTGGTTCATATGCACTTTATGACAATACAAATTGGATTAGAGCAGGAGAAGCAGAAGGAAAACATGCACTAGTAGTAGTCTCAGATATTGCAAAATACGATATGGGTTCTAGTGGAGAGATGACTCAGGGTGCAGGAGCTGTTGTAATGTTATTAAATGATAAACCACGATTGTTGGCATTTGATCCTAAAGTAACAGCCACATCAATTAAAGACGAATATGATTTCTACAGACCATTTGGGAAAGAAACACCAATTGTACACGGACAGTATTCAAATTTACTTTATATGATTCAAGTTAGAAAAGCACTTGAATCATACAAGAAAAAAGTAATTTCATCAGGATTAATCAAAATAGAACCTGGAGAAACAATTTTAGATCATATGGATTACATCAATATGCATTTGCCCTATAGCAATATGGGAAAGAAAGCATTAGCATATCTAGTAAGACATGAATGGCGTCAACTGCCCAGATGGAAACGAATTTTGCAAGAAATAGGAATTGAAGAACCAAGACCAAAAGATCCTCGTGGAACAATTGAATCAGTATTGGCTGATGAAGAATTTATGGCAAAAGATCATGAATTTACAAAACTGTTTACCAAAACTCACGAATATCAAGAGGTGTATGAATCCAAACTTTCAAGTTCTTTAATTGCATCAAGTATGATTGGAAATTTGTATACTGCATCACTGTATTTGGGCTTTAGAAGTAGTTTGGAGTATGAATTTCAGAAAGGTGTGGATTTAGAAGGGAAAAGAATAGGATTTGGATCTTATGGAAGTGGAAGCAGTGCAATGGTGTTTAGCGGAGTAATTCAGCCAGAATTCAAAGAGATTGTCAGAGACATGAATTTAGAGGCAGAGATTGGAGACAGAAAGAAATTGACATGGGAAGAATATGAGGAATTGCACGAAAACAAACTTCTACCAGAAGAGTCCATGGTTCATTCAAAGAAAGAGTTTGTACTAGTAAATGTGAAAACAGATACTGAATCCAGAGGCGAAAGGCGTTACATCTTTAATGAATAGATTTTAAAATAATTTTAAACATTGAATGTCTTTTTCAAAATTTCTATAGATGTAAATATTATAAATCATAGAAATTTTGAAAAATTAAAAAAGAACCTATTTGATTAGGGTTTTTCATTACACCATTTTTGAGCAAATTCCTCCTAAGTGGAAATTCTAGATTTACATTTTACACATCAACACATTTTGGGATGTTTCGAAAATCACCAAACATGGACTTCATTTTTTTAATAACA
This window harbors:
- a CDS encoding hydroxymethylglutaryl-CoA synthase family protein, producing MAAGIDDIAIYIPRLYIDAADFAKARGLDPVKLQKGLGVAQMAIVDANQDPACLAANACLKIMQKNKLSPEDIGRLYVSTESAFDESKAMNSYVIGMLEQVYGQGAFEHCGGVETKFACVSGSYALYDNTNWIRAGEAEGKHALVVVSDIAKYDMGSSGEMTQGAGAVVMLLNDKPRLLAFDPKVTATSIKDEYDFYRPFGKETPIVHGQYSNLLYMIQVRKALESYKKKVISSGLIKIEPGETILDHMDYINMHLPYSNMGKKALAYLVRHEWRQLPRWKRILQEIGIEEPRPKDPRGTIESVLADEEFMAKDHEFTKLFTKTHEYQEVYESKLSSSLIASSMIGNLYTASLYLGFRSSLEYEFQKGVDLEGKRIGFGSYGSGSSAMVFSGVIQPEFKEIVRDMNLEAEIGDRKKLTWEEYEELHENKLLPEESMVHSKKEFVLVNVKTDTESRGERRYIFNE